Proteins from a single region of Buchnera aphidicola (Cinara curvipes):
- the prfB gene encoding peptide chain release factor 2 (programmed frameshift) has product MFDQTTLLKKIKKIKNKINLLKRNLDYFYINKKIKNINKKIKKLILNKNYEIISKLYKKKNILSKKIYKIKKLIKILKEIEYWVKIFNKEKDLYIIEEINIQYLKLKKKINKLEIYTMFKNKNDKNNCYMDIQSGSGGVESQDWTKMLLKMYLKYSFSKNFKTKIITESIGENKGIKSVTLKIKGNFAFGWFRTETGIHRLVRKSPFDSGNKRHTSFSSIFVYPEVKKNIKINIKTENLRIDVYRASGAGGQHVNRTESAVRITHIPTGIVTQCQNDRSQHKNKNTAIKQLKAKLYNLEIKKKNIEKENINKNKLDIRWGNQIRSYILDDSRIKDLRTNIERNDIYNVLNGDLNQFIETNLKMGF; this is encoded by the exons ATGTTTGATCAAACTACTTTATTAAAAAAGATAAAAAAAATAAAAAATAAAATTAATTTATTAAAGAGGAATCTT GACTATTTTTATATAAATAAAAAAATAAAAAATATTAATAAAAAAATAAAAAAATTAATATTAAATAAAAATTATGAAATAATATCAAAATTATATAAAAAAAAAAATATTTTATCTAAAAAAATATATAAAATTAAAAAATTAATTAAAATATTAAAAGAAATAGAATATTGGGTAAAAATATTTAATAAAGAAAAAGATTTATATATTATAGAAGAAATAAATATACAATATTTAAAATTAAAAAAAAAAATAAATAAATTAGAAATATATACTATGTTTAAAAACAAAAATGATAAAAATAATTGTTATATGGATATACAATCAGGATCAGGAGGAGTGGAATCACAAGACTGGACAAAAATGTTGTTAAAAATGTATTTAAAATACTCATTTAGTAAAAATTTTAAAACAAAAATTATCACAGAATCAATAGGAGAAAATAAAGGAATAAAATCTGTTACATTAAAAATTAAGGGTAATTTCGCATTTGGGTGGTTTCGTACAGAAACTGGTATTCATAGATTAGTCCGAAAAAGTCCTTTTGATTCAGGAAATAAAAGACATACTTCCTTTAGTTCAATATTTGTATACCCTGAAGTAAAAAAAAATATTAAAATAAATATTAAAACAGAAAATTTAAGAATCGACGTATATAGAGCATCAGGAGCTGGTGGACAGCATGTAAATCGAACTGAATCAGCTGTAAGAATTACTCATATTCCTACAGGAATTGTTACACAATGCCAAAATGATCGATCACAACATAAAAATAAAAATACTGCAATAAAACAATTAAAAGCAAAATTATATAATCTAGAAATTAAAAAAAAAAATATAGAAAAAGAAAATATTAATAAAAATAAACTAGATATAAGATGGGGAAACCAAATTCGTTCATATATATTAGATGATTCTAGAATAAAAGATCTTCGAACAAATATTGAAAGAAATGATATATATAATGTTTTAAATGGTGATTTAAATCAATTTATTGAAACAAATTTAAAAATGGGATTTTAA
- the lysS gene encoding lysine--tRNA ligase, producing MFKKIKSKEEKILSNKEIFIRKNKLIQLRQKGFNFPNTFKYTKTIKAIYFSYKNYTKSDLKKINYQISIAGRIIKKRILGKASFFVIQHDNYKIQIYIKSNLFPNNYYKNYIIELDLGDIIGVKGILFKTNTLELSIHCKKIYLLTKSLRPLPDKYSGLQNKEIKYRKRYLDLLSNPNVTKIFKKRSYIISNIRSFMKKKDFLEVETPMMHPIPGGANAKPFITYHNALNEKMYLRVAPELYLKRLIIGGFDKIFEINRNFRNEGLSTRHNPEFTMMEIYMSYSHYTDMMTLLEKLCKFLVKKIFNSLIIKYDKNELNFEKPIRKMTMIESILKFNKNICISDLKNIQKTKKIAKKLNLNTELCNSLGELIHLIFEKTTEKKIISPTFITEYPIEISPLAKKNDNFAERFEFFISGYEIANGFSELNDPEEQKKRFKLQELQKENINISKNFYYDKEYITALEHGLPPTSGLGIGIDRLIMILTNQKNIRDVILFPILKKNII from the coding sequence ATGTTTAAAAAAATTAAATCAAAAGAAGAAAAAATTTTATCAAATAAAGAAATTTTTATAAGAAAAAATAAATTAATTCAATTACGTCAAAAAGGTTTTAATTTTCCTAATACATTTAAATACACAAAAACAATCAAAGCAATATATTTTTCATATAAAAATTATACTAAAAGTGACTTAAAAAAAATAAATTACCAAATTAGTATCGCTGGACGTATAATTAAAAAAAGAATTTTAGGCAAAGCTTCTTTTTTTGTTATACAACATGATAATTATAAAATTCAAATATATATAAAAAGTAATTTATTTCCAAATAATTACTATAAAAATTATATTATTGAATTAGACTTAGGAGATATAATTGGAGTTAAAGGAATATTATTTAAAACAAATACATTAGAATTATCAATTCATTGTAAGAAAATATATTTATTAACTAAATCATTAAGACCTTTACCGGATAAATATTCTGGATTACAAAATAAAGAAATAAAATATAGAAAAAGATACTTGGATTTATTATCTAATCCTAATGTAACAAAAATATTTAAAAAAAGATCATATATTATTTCTAATATTCGTTCTTTTATGAAAAAAAAAGATTTTCTAGAAGTTGAAACACCAATGATGCATCCCATTCCAGGAGGAGCTAATGCAAAACCTTTTATTACTTATCATAATGCATTAAATGAAAAAATGTACTTACGAGTTGCACCAGAATTATATTTAAAGAGATTAATTATTGGTGGTTTTGATAAAATTTTTGAAATAAATAGAAATTTTAGAAATGAAGGACTATCAACTCGACATAACCCTGAATTTACTATGATGGAAATTTATATGTCCTACAGTCATTATACTGATATGATGACTCTTTTAGAAAAGCTATGTAAATTTTTAGTAAAAAAGATATTTAATTCTTTAATTATTAAATATGATAAAAATGAATTAAATTTTGAAAAACCTATTAGAAAAATGACAATGATTGAATCAATATTAAAATTTAACAAAAATATCTGTATATCTGATTTAAAAAATATACAAAAAACAAAAAAAATAGCAAAAAAACTTAATTTAAATACAGAATTATGTAACTCCCTTGGAGAATTAATTCATTTAATTTTTGAAAAAACTACAGAAAAAAAAATTATTTCTCCTACATTTATTACTGAATATCCAATAGAAATTTCTCCATTAGCTAAAAAAAATGATAACTTTGCGGAAAGATTTGAGTTTTTTATATCAGGATATGAAATTGCTAACGGTTTTTCCGAATTAAATGACCCAGAAGAACAAAAAAAAAGATTTAAACTACAAGAACTGCAAAAAGAAAATATAAATATATCAAAGAATTTTTATTATGATAAAGAATATATAACAGCATTAGAACACGGATTACCACCTACTTCTGGTTTAGGTATAGGAATTGATAGATTAATTATGATTCTGACTAATCAGAAAAATATTAGAGATGTTATACTTTTTCCTATTTTAAAAAAAAATATTATATAA
- the lysA gene encoding diaminopimelate decarboxylase, whose amino-acid sequence MCFTTKIKKKTLQRSKILYLIKKYKTPMWIYDADIIVKQIKKLKKFDIIRFAQKSCSNIHILKLMKSYNIKVDAVSLGEIQRAFIAGFKSKNHDIVFTSDIIENKVLKVVIKNNIPVNAGSIDMLKKIGKKSPKHPVWIRINPKFGDGHHIKTNTGGENSKHGIWNTDEALSVIKKYDLNLIGLHIHIGSGINEKNLYHICNSMKKYAIKINKKIKFISAGGGLNIPYRSKDKEININNYFKKWNETKKIISSALNCSVKLEIEPGRFLVGQSGILVTKVYSVKKMGKNIFVILNSGFNDLMRPILYGSYHKISVLHRNKKNTKNHTIIKSIIAGPLCESGDVFTLKKTGLIFHRKIPKVYPGDYIIIHDTGAYGASMSSNYNSRPLIPEILYRKNKFKLIRRRQKIEEMLELETSI is encoded by the coding sequence ATGTGTTTTACAACTAAAATAAAAAAAAAAACATTACAAAGAAGCAAAATACTCTATTTAATAAAAAAATATAAAACTCCAATGTGGATATATGATGCAGATATTATTGTAAAACAAATAAAAAAACTAAAAAAATTTGATATTATTCGTTTTGCACAAAAATCTTGTTCAAATATACATATTTTAAAATTAATGAAAAGTTATAATATAAAAGTTGATGCAGTTTCATTAGGAGAAATACAAAGAGCTTTTATTGCTGGGTTTAAATCAAAAAATCATGATATTGTTTTTACATCTGATATTATAGAAAATAAAGTTTTAAAAGTAGTTATAAAAAATAATATCCCTGTTAATGCAGGATCAATTGATATGTTAAAAAAAATTGGAAAAAAATCTCCAAAACATCCAGTTTGGATTAGAATTAATCCTAAATTTGGAGATGGACATCATATTAAAACAAATACAGGGGGGGAAAACAGTAAACATGGAATTTGGAATACTGATGAAGCATTATCAGTTATTAAAAAATATGATCTAAATCTAATTGGTCTACATATCCATATTGGATCAGGAATAAATGAAAAAAATTTATATCATATTTGTAATTCTATGAAAAAATATGCAATTAAAATAAATAAAAAAATAAAATTTATATCTGCTGGAGGAGGTCTGAATATACCTTATAGATCTAAAGATAAAGAAATCAATATTAATAATTATTTTAAAAAATGGAATGAAACTAAAAAAATAATTTCTTCTGCATTAAACTGTTCAGTTAAATTAGAAATTGAACCAGGTCGTTTTCTTGTTGGACAATCTGGTATTTTAGTTACTAAAGTATATTCAGTAAAAAAAATGGGAAAAAATATTTTTGTAATCTTAAATTCAGGATTTAATGATTTAATGCGACCTATTTTATATGGTAGTTACCATAAAATTTCAGTATTACATAGAAATAAAAAAAATACAAAAAACCATACTATAATTAAAAGTATTATTGCAGGACCCTTATGTGAATCAGGGGATGTATTTACTTTAAAAAAAACAGGATTAATTTTTCATAGAAAAATTCCTAAAGTCTATCCTGGAGATTATATCATAATACATGATACTGGAGCATATGGTGCATCTATGTCATCTAATTATAATAGTAGACCATTAATTCCTGAAATATTATATAGAAAAAATAAGTTTAAATTAATTAGAAGACGACAAAAAATAGAAGAAATGTTAGAGTTAGAAACTTCAATATAA
- the miaB gene encoding tRNA (N6-isopentenyl adenosine(37)-C2)-methylthiotransferase MiaB, translating to MNKKKDKKKIYIKTWGCQMNEHDSSIIKNILSKEKKYTFVSQPEISDILILNTCSIREKAQEKLFHQLGRWKKLKQKNSNIIIAIGGCVATQEGENIYKRAKFINVIFGTQSLHKLPQLIHQAYSNKNLIIDIKGKSLKKFDYSPLKQTKKKFTSFVTIMEGCNKYCSFCIVPYTRGKEISRNNKEIILEIKKLTEIGVKEIILLGQNVNSYYINNKFNKKKYNFSDLLYSISEIPEINRIRYITSHPMDFSDDIIESYKYIPQLTNFLHLPVQSGSNKILRLMKRGYTVEIYENIINKLKYIRPKISISSDFIIGFPGETQKDFEKTLNFISKINFDTSYSFIYSKRPGTRAAKLADNTSIEEKKNRLYILQKKINQQSFQWRRRMLGTIQEVLVEGIAKNNIQELYGRTENNRIINFEGNPKCIGTFVKLKVIDINYNTYLKGIIK from the coding sequence ATGAATAAAAAAAAAGATAAAAAAAAAATATATATTAAAACATGGGGGTGTCAAATGAATGAACATGATTCTTCCATAATAAAAAATATATTAAGTAAAGAAAAAAAATATACTTTTGTAAGTCAACCAGAAATATCTGATATTTTAATTCTAAATACATGTTCAATTAGAGAAAAAGCACAAGAAAAATTATTTCATCAATTAGGAAGATGGAAAAAATTAAAACAAAAAAATTCTAATATTATAATTGCTATAGGTGGATGTGTAGCTACTCAAGAAGGTGAGAATATCTATAAACGAGCAAAATTTATTAATGTAATTTTTGGAACTCAAAGTTTACATAAATTACCTCAATTAATACATCAAGCTTATTCTAATAAGAATTTGATTATTGATATAAAAGGAAAATCATTAAAAAAATTTGATTATTCACCTTTAAAACAAACAAAAAAAAAATTTACTTCATTTGTTACTATCATGGAAGGATGCAATAAATATTGCTCTTTTTGTATTGTTCCATATACTAGAGGAAAAGAAATTAGTAGAAATAATAAAGAGATTATATTAGAAATAAAGAAACTTACTGAAATAGGTGTGAAAGAAATAATCTTATTAGGACAAAATGTTAATTCATATTATATAAATAATAAATTTAATAAAAAAAAATATAATTTTTCAGATTTATTATATTCTATATCAGAAATTCCTGAAATTAATAGAATTAGATATATTACAAGTCATCCAATGGATTTTAGTGATGATATTATTGAATCATATAAATATATACCTCAATTAACAAATTTTCTGCATTTACCTGTACAAAGCGGCTCAAATAAAATTTTGCGATTAATGAAAAGAGGTTATACTGTAGAAATATATGAAAATATAATAAATAAATTAAAATATATACGACCTAAAATAAGTATTAGTTCTGATTTTATTATTGGATTTCCGGGGGAAACTCAAAAAGATTTTGAAAAAACACTAAATTTTATTTCAAAAATTAACTTTGATACCAGTTATAGTTTTATTTATTCTAAAAGACCAGGAACTAGAGCTGCTAAATTAGCGGATAATACTTCAATAGAAGAAAAAAAAAATCGACTTTATATCTTGCAAAAAAAAATCAATCAACAATCATTTCAATGGAGAAGAAGAATGTTGGGTACTATTCAGGAAGTATTAGTAGAAGGAATTGCGAAAAATAATATCCAAGAATTATATGGTAGAACGGAAAATAATAGAATTATTAATTTTGAAGGAAACCCTAAGTGTATTGGAACTTTTGTAAAATTAAAAGTAATAGATATTAACTATAATACATATTTAAAAGGGATAATTAAATAA
- the ybeY gene encoding rRNA maturation RNase YbeY, whose product MKIYIQKACKKNIFFPKKKYFLLWLKEIFKNKKIEITIRLVNIKEIKFLNKKYRNENIPTNVLSFKSTIYLSIKKNFLFYIGDIILCAPYINKEARTLKKNVLEHWAHMSIHSALHLINYKHDTQQNRKKMEKIEKKIMMKLGFNNPYHIHN is encoded by the coding sequence ATGAAAATATATATCCAAAAAGCATGTAAAAAAAATATTTTTTTTCCAAAAAAAAAATATTTTTTATTATGGTTAAAAGAAATTTTTAAAAACAAAAAAATAGAAATTACTATTAGGTTAGTAAATATAAAAGAAATAAAATTTCTTAATAAAAAATATAGAAATGAAAATATACCTACTAATGTTTTATCTTTTAAGTCAACTATATATCTAAGTATAAAAAAAAATTTTTTATTTTATATAGGAGATATAATTTTATGCGCTCCATATATTAACAAAGAAGCTAGAACTTTAAAAAAAAATGTATTAGAACATTGGGCTCATATGTCTATTCATTCAGCATTACATTTAATAAATTATAAACATGATACTCAACAGAATAGAAAAAAAATGGAAAAAATTGAAAAAAAAATAATGATGAAATTAGGTTTTAATAATCCATATCACATTCATAATTAA
- the leuS gene encoding leucine--tRNA ligase produces the protein MKSNEYNPKKIELFVQDYWYKKKIFSVKENKDKEKFYCLPMIPYPSGKLHMGHVRNYTISDVIARYQRMLGKNVLHPIGWDAFGLPAEETAIKNKISPKKWTFHNISIMKKQLQSLGFSYDWNREITTCKPEYYKWEQSFFIKLFKKNLVYKKKTLVNWCEFDKTVLANEQAQNGVCWRCGSKIKLKKISQWFIKIKKYANILLKDLKLLDKWPKEVISMQKNWIGKSKGIQIKCKVYNINYFLKIYTTKPETIMGITFFAISIHHPLINIFLKNNVKINQFLRNNPDIINTNFQNENNLIGINTNLFILHPLTQEKIPLWITNYVKHDYASGAIMAVPCNSKIDHLFAKLNNIPIKLIFSNSTNNNKEKYLINSLEFNGLTILQARNAIFNFLISRKIAKSCTYYKIKDWCISRQRYWGAPIPMITNHKNKIVPVEEKKLPVILPNYIYQDNKSTSLLSYKNWLKIKISGKNATRETDTFDTFMESSWYYARYTNPKFKKDILDSKATKYWLPVDQYVGGIEHAVMHLIYFRFFHKLLYDFGYVNSKEPVKQLICQGMVIIDSFYTYNKDGSKKWLSHSKLNITRDIYGKIIKVSKKNCLNKVIYAGKIKMSKSKNNGIDPDKIIKKYGSDTLRLFLMFAAPINTSLEWNSTSIIGMYRFLKKIWNFVHTVNLNKTKNISKKYSYNQEKIKYNLNKTIINVTNDIDKKTSYNTAIAHIIKFLNYIIKMYSKKKIDEKNLKISLEAIIKMLYPFTPHICFILWRKIKNKKNNIDTESWPKPTNKLIIQDTYTLIIQINGKKRNFIKIKNNLSKKEIIELILIKKEIKKYFHNMVIKKTIFIPYKIINFVVLKKNSI, from the coding sequence ATGAAAAGTAATGAATATAATCCTAAAAAAATTGAATTATTTGTTCAAGATTATTGGTATAAAAAAAAAATATTTTCTGTTAAAGAAAATAAAGACAAAGAAAAATTCTATTGTTTACCTATGATCCCCTATCCTTCTGGGAAATTACATATGGGCCATGTAAGAAACTATACAATTAGTGATGTTATTGCTCGTTATCAAAGAATGCTAGGAAAAAATGTATTACATCCTATTGGATGGGATGCTTTTGGATTACCTGCTGAAGAAACTGCAATAAAAAACAAAATTTCTCCTAAAAAATGGACATTTCATAATATTTCTATAATGAAAAAACAATTACAATCATTGGGATTTAGTTATGATTGGAATAGAGAAATTACAACATGTAAACCAGAATACTACAAATGGGAACAATCTTTTTTTATAAAACTATTTAAAAAAAATCTAGTATATAAAAAAAAAACTTTAGTTAATTGGTGTGAATTTGATAAAACAGTACTAGCAAATGAACAAGCTCAAAATGGAGTATGTTGGAGATGCGGTTCAAAAATTAAATTAAAAAAAATATCACAATGGTTTATTAAAATTAAAAAATATGCAAATATTTTATTAAAAGATTTAAAATTATTAGATAAATGGCCTAAAGAAGTAATTTCAATGCAAAAAAACTGGATAGGAAAATCAAAAGGTATTCAAATAAAATGTAAAGTGTATAATATAAATTATTTTTTAAAAATATATACTACAAAACCCGAAACTATAATGGGTATAACATTTTTTGCAATATCAATACATCATCCATTAATTAATATATTTCTTAAAAATAATGTCAAAATAAATCAATTTTTAAGAAATAACCCAGATATCATAAATACTAATTTTCAAAATGAAAATAATTTAATTGGTATTAATACAAATTTATTTATATTACATCCTTTAACTCAAGAAAAAATACCCTTATGGATAACTAATTATGTAAAACATGATTATGCTTCCGGAGCAATTATGGCTGTTCCTTGTAACAGTAAAATAGATCATTTGTTTGCTAAATTAAATAATATACCTATTAAATTAATATTTTCTAATTCTACTAATAATAATAAAGAAAAATATTTAATTAATAGTTTAGAATTTAATGGATTAACTATATTACAAGCACGTAACGCTATTTTCAATTTTCTAATATCTAGAAAAATAGCAAAATCATGTACATATTACAAAATAAAAGATTGGTGTATTTCTAGACAAAGATATTGGGGTGCGCCAATACCCATGATAACTAATCATAAAAATAAAATAGTTCCAGTAGAAGAAAAAAAATTACCGGTTATTTTACCTAATTATATATATCAAGATAATAAATCAACATCATTACTATCCTATAAAAATTGGTTAAAAATTAAAATATCTGGAAAAAATGCAACTAGAGAAACTGATACTTTTGATACATTCATGGAATCTTCATGGTATTATGCAAGATATACTAATCCTAAATTTAAAAAAGATATTTTAGATTCAAAAGCAACAAAATATTGGTTACCGGTAGATCAATATGTTGGTGGAATTGAACATGCTGTTATGCACTTAATATATTTTCGTTTTTTTCATAAATTATTATATGATTTTGGATATGTAAATTCGAAAGAACCAGTAAAACAATTAATTTGCCAGGGAATGGTAATAATTGATTCATTTTATACCTATAATAAAGACGGAAGTAAAAAATGGTTATCACACTCTAAATTAAATATTACTCGTGATATTTATGGAAAAATCATTAAAGTTTCAAAAAAAAATTGTTTAAATAAAGTTATCTATGCTGGAAAAATAAAGATGTCAAAATCAAAAAATAATGGTATAGATCCGGACAAAATTATAAAAAAATATGGTTCTGATACATTGCGTTTATTTTTGATGTTTGCTGCTCCAATAAATACATCATTAGAATGGAATTCTACTAGTATTATCGGAATGTATAGATTTTTAAAGAAAATATGGAATTTTGTTCATACAGTTAATTTAAACAAAACAAAAAATATATCTAAAAAATATAGTTATAATCAGGAAAAAATAAAATACAATTTAAACAAAACAATTATTAATGTTACTAATGATATTGATAAAAAAACTTCATACAATACTGCTATAGCTCATATAATAAAATTCCTTAACTATATTATAAAGATGTATAGCAAAAAGAAAATAGATGAAAAAAACCTAAAAATATCTTTAGAAGCTATTATAAAAATGTTATATCCTTTTACACCACATATTTGTTTTATATTATGGAGAAAAATAAAAAATAAAAAAAATAATATTGATACAGAGAGCTGGCCAAAACCTACTAATAAATTAATTATACAAGATACTTATACTCTAATAATTCAAATTAATGGAAAAAAAAGAAATTTCATAAAAATAAAAAATAATTTATCAAAAAAAGAAATTATTGAATTAATTTTAATTAAAAAAGAAATAAAAAAATATTTTCATAATATGGTTATTAAAAAAACAATTTTTATACCATATAAAATTATTAATTTTGTTGTATTAAAAAAAAATTCAATATAA
- a CDS encoding sulfurtransferase TusA family protein translates to MMIYILNLSGLRCPDVVLTLRKKIRKTKKRGKILIITNDKFSNKDIIFFCRFMKHKLLSSSLKYIPYQHLIKIKKKY, encoded by the coding sequence ATGATGATATATATCCTAAATTTATCAGGATTAAGATGTCCTGATGTAGTACTAACATTAAGAAAAAAAATCAGAAAAACAAAAAAAAGAGGGAAAATTCTAATCATAACCAATGACAAATTTAGTAATAAAGATATCATTTTCTTTTGTCGATTTATGAAACATAAATTATTATCTAGTTCACTAAAATATATTCCATATCAACATCTTATAAAAATTAAAAAAAAATATTAA
- the asd gene encoding aspartate-semialdehyde dehydrogenase, translating into MKKLVGFIGWRGMVGSVLLDRLKKKNDFFNFRSVFFTTSQINGKSPKVLNCVSSNLEDAYNIDYLVTLDIIVSCQGEKYTRYIYSKLKNFGWQGYWIDASSFLRMNKKSIIVLDPVNLSSIQSGINKGIKTFVGGNCTVSLMLMALGGLFSHKLVDWISVSTYQSVSGSGSKSMLELLEQIGFVYKNISSYLVSSKKSILEIEKIFTYSLNRINFSEKKIKSPLLGNLIPWIDKLMDNGQTKEEWKGSVETNKILDSKKNIPIDGVCVRVPSLRCHSQAFTIKLNCDISIKEIESLIISHNKWVKVIKNDFDSTINQLNPLKVSSTLNIPIGRIKKMNIGKKYLSAFSIGDQLLWGAAEPLRRILNILINI; encoded by the coding sequence ATGAAAAAGTTAGTTGGCTTTATTGGTTGGAGAGGTATGGTTGGATCAGTTTTATTAGATCGTTTAAAGAAAAAAAATGATTTTTTTAATTTTCGATCAGTTTTTTTTACTACATCTCAGATTAATGGTAAGTCTCCAAAAGTATTAAATTGTGTTTCCTCTAACTTAGAAGATGCATATAATATTGATTATTTAGTTACATTAGATATTATTGTTTCATGTCAAGGAGAAAAATATACACGATATATTTATTCAAAATTAAAGAATTTTGGTTGGCAAGGTTATTGGATTGATGCATCTTCTTTTTTAAGGATGAATAAAAAATCAATTATTGTATTAGATCCTGTTAATTTAAGTTCTATACAATCAGGTATCAATAAAGGAATTAAGACTTTTGTAGGTGGAAATTGTACTGTTAGTCTAATGTTAATGGCTTTAGGTGGTTTATTTTCTCATAAACTTGTTGATTGGATTTCTGTTTCTACGTATCAATCTGTTTCAGGTAGTGGATCTAAATCAATGTTAGAGTTGTTGGAACAGATAGGATTTGTTTATAAAAATATATCTAGTTATTTAGTTTCTTCAAAAAAATCTATTCTAGAAATAGAAAAAATATTTACCTATTCTTTAAATAGAATAAATTTTTCTGAAAAAAAAATAAAATCTCCATTACTAGGAAATTTAATTCCTTGGATTGATAAATTAATGGATAACGGACAAACAAAAGAAGAATGGAAAGGTTCAGTAGAAACAAATAAAATTTTAGATTCTAAAAAAAATATTCCTATTGATGGAGTATGCGTTCGAGTTCCTTCTTTACGGTGTCACAGCCAAGCTTTTACTATTAAATTAAATTGTGATATTTCGATAAAAGAAATTGAATCATTAATTATTTCTCATAATAAATGGGTTAAAGTTATTAAAAATGATTTTGATTCTACAATAAATCAATTAAATCCTTTAAAAGTTTCAAGTACTTTAAATATTCCAATAGGAAGAATAAAAAAAATGAATATAGGAAAAAAATATTTATCTGCTTTTTCTATAGGAGATCAATTATTATGGGGTGCCGCAGAACCATTACGTCGTATTTTAAATATATTAATAAATATTTAA
- a CDS encoding phosphoglycerate kinase, protein MIHMKDIDLENKRVFIRLDLNVPINNKKIISSERIDRSIPTIKLALKKNAKIILASHLGRPKEGEYKKKFSLFPVFEYLKKKLPETKIIFSKNYLQGIKIKSNEIVMLENVRFNYGETKNNINLSKKYSSLCDIFVMDAFATAHRIESSTYGICDFVKKACIGPLLYSEIKILKSIFNKPLHPIVTIVGGAKVSTKFKLLNTLLKITDTMLVGGGIANTFISTHYSIGKSLYEKSFQEKAKKLCETNKIVLPVDSRVGTSYSIKSKSKIKLLSNILSNEEILDIGDKTIEHYKKIIKKAKMIIWNGPMGVFEFPNFRKGTEEIAKSIANSSSFSIAGGGDTIAVIELFNLKNKISYISTGGGSFLKFIENKTLPILDKLKNFKITT, encoded by the coding sequence ATGATACATATGAAAGATATTGATTTAGAAAATAAAAGAGTATTTATTAGATTAGATTTAAATGTTCCAATAAATAATAAAAAAATAATATCTAGTGAACGTATTGATCGTTCTATTCCAACTATTAAATTAGCATTAAAAAAAAACGCAAAAATTATACTAGCCTCCCATTTAGGAAGACCTAAAGAAGGTGAATATAAAAAAAAGTTTTCTTTATTTCCAGTATTTGAATATTTAAAGAAAAAATTACCAGAAACAAAAATAATATTTTCTAAAAACTATTTACAAGGTATTAAAATAAAATCTAATGAAATTGTTATGTTAGAAAATGTAAGATTTAACTATGGAGAAACTAAGAATAATATAAATCTATCTAAAAAATATTCTAGTTTATGTGATATTTTTGTTATGGATGCTTTCGCAACAGCACATCGAATAGAATCTTCAACATATGGTATTTGTGACTTTGTAAAAAAAGCATGTATTGGTCCATTATTATATTCAGAAATAAAAATATTAAAAAGTATATTTAATAAACCATTACATCCTATAGTTACAATAGTAGGTGGAGCGAAAGTATCAACAAAGTTTAAATTATTAAATACATTACTAAAAATTACAGATACTATGTTAGTAGGAGGAGGAATTGCAAATACATTTATCTCTACGCATTACTCTATAGGTAAATCTCTCTATGAAAAAAGTTTTCAAGAAAAAGCAAAAAAATTATGTGAAACTAATAAAATAGTATTACCTGTTGATTCTCGTGTTGGTACATCATATTCTATAAAATCAAAATCAAAAATAAAATTATTATCAAATATATTATCAAATGAAGAAATATTAGATATAGGAGATAAAACAATAGAACATTATAAAAAAATAATAAAAAAAGCAAAAATGATAATTTGGAATGGACCTATGGGTGTTTTTGAATTTCCAAATTTCAGAAAAGGAACAGAAGAAATAGCTAAATCTATTGCAAATAGTTCTTCTTTTTCTATCGCCGGGGGAGGTGATACTATAGCTGTAATTGAGTTATTTAATTTAAAAAATAAAATTTCTTATATTTCTACAGGAGGAGGGTCTTTCCTAAAATTTATAGAAAATAAAACATTACCAATTCTTGATAAATTAAAAAATTTTAAAATTACTACATAA